The following nucleotide sequence is from Primulina tabacum isolate GXHZ01 chromosome 2, ASM2559414v2, whole genome shotgun sequence.
CTCGACTTGGAAAACAATTTTCTCGGGCCTCGATTTCCAGAAGTTTGCGACAACATCGAGAGCATTGTGCTTAGGAACAACAAATTCACTTTTGGGATTCCAGATATAGTCCGATCTTATTATCAGCTCAAGATATTCATCATTTCCTCCAACAGATTCGTCGGACCATTTCCAGTATCTTTGCTATCTCTGCCACGTCTCACTTATCTTGATATAGCACAAAACAAGTTCACAGGCATGCTCATTGAAAACCTACCTTGCAGTGACGAACTTAGTTTTGTGAACTTGACTGATAATCTGTTGACTGGAAAATTGCCCAGCAGCTTGTTGTCGGGTTCAAGAAAAAGGGTTGTGTTGTATGCTGAAAATTGTTTGTCAACAGGAGATCAAAATCAAAATCCGATTTCTTTGTGTACGAATGAGGCTTTAGCTGTTGGAATTTTACCTAATTCCCAGAAGAGAAAGCAAGCTTCCAAAGTTATTCTTGCTTTAGGCATATCTGGAGGAGTTATTGGGGCAGCCATTTTAGCTTGGGCAACCTTTCTGGTTGCAAGAAATTTTCTTGACGAGAGCCAAAAACAAAAATCTCCTCCTAGACTTGTATCAGAAAATGTATCAGCGGTATACACCTCAAAGTTGCTTAAAGATGCAAGTGAGACCTCTCTCTTCTTTATATCTTGTTTTTAGGTGGAATGTTTTTATTGATTTAATGAATTTCATCTTCTTTATATCTTGTTTTTAGGTGGAAcgttttaattgatttaatgaATTCCATATGTTTATTCCTCGTAGGATACATAACTCAAGCCATGAAAGTAGGAGCACTTGGTGTCCCTTCCTATCGTACCTTTTCATTGGAAGAGCTCAAGGAGGGAACTAAAAATTTTGATACGTCAACTTCCATGGGAGAAGGATCTCACGGTCAGGTACATTGCTTTTGGTTTTCGAATAAAATCACGTTTTGGCAAAACAATACACAAaacaaatctaaaaaaattctCTTCATGAGTTTGTAGAACATGTCTAATGAAGAAAATGAACATCtattcaattcaaaatctaaaataatGCTTGGCATCATTGGTGATGAGCTGCCTCTACATGGACTCAGATGTATAGAGGTCGTCTAAGGGATGGCTCCAATGTGGCAATTCGATGCctgaaattaaagaaaaaccaCAGTACTCAGTACTTAATGCACCATATTGAAATGATATCAAAGTTACGGCATCACCATTTGGTTAGCGCTCTTGGGCACTGCTTTGAGTATCACTTGGATGATTCATCTGTGAGCAGGGTAATTCTCGTCTTTGAATATGTGCCAAATGGGACTCTGAGAACCTGGATATCAGGTAAACTAATAGACATAATTCTTGAGAATTCAACTGTGTTTTTATGTTAAGAGCTAAATATTAATTAACATAACAGGCTAACAGCCACAGTTCATTGTCATTTCTGGCAGACAAGCGAGTTAGCCGAAAGCTTACCTGGGCTCAGCGAATAGCAGCTGCTACAGGGGTAGCAAAGGGTATCCAGTTCCTTCACACAGGAATTATGCCCGGTGTCTTTTCTAATAATCTGAAAATAACAGATGTTTTATTGGATCAGAACCTAGTCGCAAAAATCAGCAGCTACAACCTGCCATTGCTAGCAGAAAACACGGAAAAAGTACAGATAAATAGCTTTCCAAATTTGTGTCTTCACATCATCTTTGCACAATCCGACAGTCTAAATCTGCTCAATTTGACAGGACCATCTCCAAAATTTCCTTGGATCCAAGGAGGCCAGGAATGCAAGGTTGGTTATCATAAGTACAAGTGGATGTATGAAATTCAAACACACACTTGTTAAGAAAATGCTTCTTCAGGAAAACATTTTCTTCAATATTTAGTGGTTATCATTGATTGATTCTCAGGGCAAAGCATCAAAACAAGTTGGATATTTATGACTTTGGAGTGATGCTACTAGAAATCATCTCAGGGGAGCCCATAAATTCCAGAAGTGAAGTGGAGTTTCTAAAAGATCGGGTACTCACTGAACTAAACTACGTTTCATTTTTCATTCTTCATCCCAAAGCACCAAATGATGCACGGAATTCATCTATTGATCGGTGATACTCTTATTTTGCAGTTCCAAGCCAGCACAACAATGGACGATACATCAAGAAACAGCATAGTTGACCGAGCGATAAGAAACTTATGCTCTGGTGAATCAATGAAAACAATGATGGAACTATGCTGTAGATGTTTGATAAAGGATCCAGCTGATAGACCTTCCATTGAAGATGTACTATGGAATTTGCAATTTGCTTCTCAGGTTCAGGATGCATGGAGGGGTGATTCCCAAAGCAGTGACAGCTTCTCCAACTTCGCCTCTCAAATTTGCAGGCTTAAAGCGCAGTATCAGATAATAGATTAACAGCTATTCAGTTAAAAGCCTTGACCACATCTCTACTTTTTGTGCCAGATCTTTGAGGTTTCAGCACTTTATAAAAGCCTGTTCAGaataacaaaggaaaaaaatgaGGTTATAAACTGAGTCATGCTGGTATCATTTTGCCTTTTCATCTTAATCTCCTTTTGTAGATATTGCATTTCTAACAAGAAAATACATCAAATATAATCCCTAAATtcgcatgattttttttttaaataaaacatttcagataaaatattttttaataatctcTTCAATGCATGattttctttttttgaaaatattgcataaaaaattttgaataacaTAAATTGTGATTAACGAAGACCTTACGTAGTGCAAAAATGAGAAGGGCCACAAATTatccattaaaaatatatttttaccaTCTTTTATTTCACTTCAATCTTACATgtctaaaatttaatttaaaaaacttATAAACTTGCTGCTAAAACAAGATATTCTAGCAACTTCTTATAAATCCTCATCTTTTTTTCTTAAACTTAATGGAATTTggatactaatttttttttaagaaagcAAATTCATTATTCAGGGTGAGAAAAACAAATCAATGACGTGGAGATGCTAATTGcaattatgattaaaaaaaatgagtatGTATTTTGTAAAACGATCTCACatatctttattcgtgagatgAGTCAACTTTGCATGAattcacaacaaaaaataattattttaacataaaaataatatttattcatggatgacccaaatatataatatttgtcaAACAATTTTGATCAATGAGACTATATAAcacgatttttttttcaaatgaatATACCCAAACCCCATCATAATGTaatatatataacatcaaattgCATGCACCACCAACAAGATCCAAACATCACTCTCCTACCAACACCTGCTCAGAGTTCCCTTCTAAACTGCTGAGAACGCACACAATCCCGTGCATGTGAAAGGATTTTCCCTTGCTCGGAAAATTATATCTAAAATTATTTGATCCCGTACACACGATTCATGAAGGATGTAATGTAACCATGTTAAAATTCCTCAAAATAACGAAACTTAGAAAAACAATACTTCTAAATCatgataaagaaaatggaaACAAATAAACCACAAGAGAAAACTGAATGAAATAAAGTAAACAAATGGCCACTCGAACGTAGAGTGTAATACTAGCAAAAAACAGATATGACTTCAAGGTCTTCCGCTTGCAGAATAAAATTTCTGCAGAATCTAATTTGAAGAACCGTGTGCTCGCATGAAAAGTCCTTTCTAAAACAAATCTTTCAACTTCATTACCACCCTTGAGAGCATGTTCTAAATTAATGCAATCCGTGTTTTTGACCAACTGATCGCAATCTCAGTGGAATCAAATAAAGACATGATAAACTGTTAAGGTTCACATCACATACTTAGGAACTTACAGGCCTAGTTATTCACACGACAAAGCAACAAACACGAATAAGTAAAACATGGAATTCCGAGGTGTTCGCTTTTACGCAAATGTCACAGCGCATCTAATGGAGCCATCACACAAAGAAACCAGAATAAGGATTTCTGTTCCAAAAATGCAAAATCTTCAAGACATAAGCTAGAAGTTAAATTTTTAACGTCCCACCAAATTTTTTATCAAGGTCCATTTTGTCTAAAGGGATCATTTTTTAGTTTGGTTCAGTACTAAATTGTCAGGTAAGTTACCATCAATGAAATATACCAGAAGCATGTATTTGTGGACCTCACGTACACTCACTCGATCTCATATATGCTCTATGTTATCAATTTGATAGTGCATCTTAAAGAGTGTCGTAGTGGATGTCCCCACGAAGCCTAGCAAATTTCGCCAGACAGGTCTACCATAAGACACATCTAATTATTCCACAAACCCCAAAAGAAGTCCCAACAAAAGTTCTTATGTTTAACTTCAAACCTACTGGACACTCTTGCTAGTTTCAGACATAAACACATTCAAAAGCCGCTTTGGAACCTCAACTGTTCTTCCACACAAAATGAATCATGATCAATGTTTTACAAGTAAATACCAGTGTTTCATGTGGTCTATGTAGTAAAGACGCTTCAGGAATCACTGTAACTAAAAGCAACACCCATACAACAGAAAAGCCCAGTTATAAATAGACATTAAAACAATAAACTTAAAAAAGGACTTGGTAAAGCTAAAAACTCGGATAAATTCAACAAGGATGTAAGCCGTCCAAACAAACAAGTAGAATTTATTATATTCACCTTATGACAGACTAAGGTGCTCACTTTCACACAAACACGCTCTGCATCTAATCTACATTACACAAAAGAACCACATTAATCATTTCTACTTCAAATACACTTTCAATGACAAGcaacaaccacaaataaaataaggTGCACCGATGACAAGATTTGTACTAACTTTACTTTAAGAAGTAAAAAGAAAATCACACATTTCGGTAACAGGTTCCCAACCATTCAAAACTTTCAAGGAGGAACATAATTGATACTTAAATCAAGCATCAGCACTGAATTGAGAAGAGCCTAGAAGATGGAAAATGTTGCTAATGAATTTCCATCAGGCCTTTCCTTTACTTCTAAATCGGTAATACAGCTAAGAAATAACAGTGAAACAAAAGGGTTCCTCAATCATCCAATTCTCAGCGCATTACATTATAAAACCCCAAAAATTAACATAAGCTAATTTTTCGTATAATAAAACTGTAAAGAATAATCGAGGAATCAGCGAAGGTACGCCGGGATCTTAATGCGAATAAAGAGCATACTCATAACATAAGAAATCACAACAAAAGCAACTCCAGCTGACGCGTACGACACCTTCACACTCTTCGCCCTGTTCTTATCCAGCGCCAGATCCAGCAGCACGATTCCGATGCCTCCAAGAACAAACATGAACCCCGATGAGAGACCCTCGATAATGTACTGGCCATTCACCCGACCCGGAAGGAAGACCACAGGTCGAACCGACCCAGTGAAGCGATCCTGGGTGGATCCGATGCCCGGTGGCTCCACAATGACGTCGTAGACGATACCGGATACGACCATGAAGTATGTGAGGAGGACCAGGGAGAATACTGTCATGGCGGAAGGGAGAGTGAAGGACGGCAGCTTCAGGCGGAGTCGCGGCGGCCGGAGGACGGAGAAGGGTAGGATCCGGATGAGATGGAAGATCGGATCGATGGAGTCGGACGACAGATCGGGTTGGGTCGCAGTGGCGGAGCTTGAAGTTGACATTTTCGCCAGCGAGTTGGACGTCCCGGAGGAGAgactttttttaatattatgaaacaatatttttatatcCAGATTGTCAATCgaattggttttttttttaaataaaaaataatttaattgtttCGACATATGAT
It contains:
- the LOC142527699 gene encoding putative inactive leucine-rich repeat receptor-like protein kinase At3g03770 isoform X1, with the translated sequence MAHNAEWRNVGQNALPVLLLLLISVIHTEQLESSQIRALLKVQQILGFPPFLNSWNKATDFCNSEPSSDLTIVCYEENITQLHIVGETGAPRLPENFSIDSFVATLAKIPGLKVLRLVSLGLWGPFPGEFTNLSSLELLNLTSNFFQGSMSPSISSMTRLQSLILDSNNLIGGMPDGIGSLSSLVVLSARNNSLNGSLPHLLGNLGDLRVLALSNNKFSGDVPDLGGLTNLQVLDLENNFLGPRFPEVCDNIESIVLRNNKFTFGIPDIVRSYYQLKIFIISSNRFVGPFPVSLLSLPRLTYLDIAQNKFTGMLIENLPCSDELSFVNLTDNLLTGKLPSSLLSGSRKRVVLYAENCLSTGDQNQNPISLCTNEALAVGILPNSQKRKQASKVILALGISGGVIGAAILAWATFLVARNFLDESQKQKSPPRLVSENVSAVYTSKLLKDARYITQAMKVGALGVPSYRTFSLEELKEGTKNFDTSTSMGEGSHGQTQMYRGRLRDGSNVAIRCLKLKKNHSTQYLMHHIEMISKLRHHHLVSALGHCFEYHLDDSSVSRVILVFEYVPNGTLRTWISDKRVSRKLTWAQRIAAATGVAKGIQFLHTGIMPGVFSNNLKITDVLLDQNLVAKISSYNLPLLAENTEKDHLQNFLGSKEARNARAKHQNKLDIYDFGVMLLEIISGEPINSRSEVEFLKDRFQASTTMDDTSRNSIVDRAIRNLCSGESMKTMMELCCRCLIKDPADRPSIEDVLWNLQFASQVQDAWRGDSQSSDSFSNFASQICRLKAQYQIID
- the LOC142527699 gene encoding putative inactive leucine-rich repeat receptor-like protein kinase At3g03770 isoform X2, with amino-acid sequence MAHNAEWRNVGQNALPVLLLLLISVIHTEQLESSQIRALLKVQQILGFPPFLNSWNKATDFCNSEPSSDLTIVCYEENITQLHIVGETGAPRLPENFSIDSFVATLAKIPGLKVLRLVSLGLWGPFPGEFTNLSSLELLNLTSNFFQGSMSPSISSMTRLQSLILDSNNLIGGMPDGIGSLSSLVVLSARNNSLNGSLPHLLGNLGDLRVLALSNNKFSGDVPDLGGLTNLQVLDLENNFLGPRFPEVCDNIESIVLRNNKFTFGIPDIVRSYYQLKIFIISSNRFVGPFPVSLLSLPRLTYLDIAQNKFTGMLIENLPCSDELSFVNLTDNLLTGKLPSSLLSGSRKRVVLYAENCLSTGDQNQNPISLCTNEALAVGILPNSQKRKQASKVILALGISGGVIGAAILAWATFLVARNFLDESQKQKSPPRLVSENVSAVYTSKLLKDARYITQAMKVGALGVPSYRTFSLEELKEGTKNFDTSTSMGEGSHGQMYRGRLRDGSNVAIRCLKLKKNHSTQYLMHHIEMISKLRHHHLVSALGHCFEYHLDDSSVSRVILVFEYVPNGTLRTWISDKRVSRKLTWAQRIAAATGVAKGIQFLHTGIMPGVFSNNLKITDVLLDQNLVAKISSYNLPLLAENTEKDHLQNFLGSKEARNARAKHQNKLDIYDFGVMLLEIISGEPINSRSEVEFLKDRFQASTTMDDTSRNSIVDRAIRNLCSGESMKTMMELCCRCLIKDPADRPSIEDVLWNLQFASQVQDAWRGDSQSSDSFSNFASQICRLKAQYQIID
- the LOC142527726 gene encoding uncharacterized protein LOC142527726 is translated as MSTSSSATATQPDLSSDSIDPIFHLIRILPFSVLRPPRLRLKLPSFTLPSAMTVFSLVLLTYFMVVSGIVYDVIVEPPGIGSTQDRFTGSVRPVVFLPGRVNGQYIIEGLSSGFMFVLGGIGIVLLDLALDKNRAKSVKVSYASAGVAFVVISYVMSMLFIRIKIPAYLR